A stretch of Rhinoderma darwinii isolate aRhiDar2 chromosome 4, aRhiDar2.hap1, whole genome shotgun sequence DNA encodes these proteins:
- the SNX5 gene encoding sorting nexin-5 has protein sequence MASLAVAESGPNKVRSVSVDLNTDPSLQIDIPDALSERDKVKFTVHTKTTLTTFQSPEFSVTRQHEDFIWLHDSLIETEEYAGIIIPPSPAKPDFDGPRDKMQKLGEGEGSMTKDEFAKMKQELEAEYLAVFKKTVSVHEVFLQRIASHPVLSKDHNFHIFLEYDQDLSVRRKNTKEMFGGFFRSMVKSADEVLLSGVKEVDEFFEQEKIFLVNYHIRIKDSCAKSDKMTRSHKNVADDYIHISAALVSVADEENTPVRKYLLKLAELFEKLRKVEARVASDEDLKLSELLRYYMLNIEAAKDLLLRRTKSLVEYENSNKALDKARLKSKEVKQAELHQQECCQKFEKLSESGKQELTSFKRRRVSAFRKNLVEMTELEIKHAKNNISLLQSCIDLFKNS, from the exons GTGAGGTCCGTATCTGTGGATCTCAACACTGACCCATCTCTGCAGATTGATATTCCAGATGCGCTAAGTGAGCGTGACAAAGTCAAGTTCACTGTCCATACGAAG ACCACACTGACCACCTTTCAGAGCCCAGAGTTCTCTGTGACACGTCAACATGAAGACTTCATCTGGCTACATGACTCTCTTATTGAGACAGAGGAGTATGCCGGCATTATT atTCCACCGTCTCCTGCAAAACCTGATTTTGATGGACCCAGAGACAAAATGCAGAAGCTCGGAGAAGGCGAGGGCTCCATGACAAAGGATGAATTTGCCAAAATGAAGCAAGAATTAGAAGC TGAATATCTGGCAGTATTTAAGAAGACTGTATCGGTGCATGAAGTCTTCCTCCAGAGAATCGCTTCTCACCCCGTCTTGAGCAAAGACCACAACTTCCATATATTCCTGGAATACGACCAAGAT TTAAGTGTaagaagaaaaaatacaaaagaaatgtTTGGTGGGTTTTTCCGGAGCATGGTGAAAAGTGCAGATGAAGTTCTTCTTTCTGGAGTTAAG GAagtagatgaattctttgagcaAGAAAAAATATTTCTTGTCAATTATCACATTAGGATCAAGGACTCCTGTGCCAAATCTGACAAAATGACACGATCTCACAAAA ATGTGGCTGATGATTACATTCATATTTCCGCCGCACTGGTCTCTGTAGCTGATGAGGAGAACACTCCTGTTAGAAA ATATTTACTAAAGTTAGCAGAATTGTTCGAAAAACTCAGG AAAGTAGAAGCCAGAGTTGCATCAGATGAAGATTTAAAGCTATCAGAACTTTTAAGATACTACATGCTTAATATTGAAGCAGCCAAG GACCTTTTGTTAAGAAGGACAAAGAGCCTGGTCGAATATGAGAATTCAAACAAAGCTCTTGATAAGGCCAGGTTGAAAAGCAAAGAGGTGAAACAGGCCGAGTTGCATCAACAAGAGTGCTGCCAGAAATTTGAGAAGCTCTCAGAGTCTGGGAAACAAG AATTGACTAGCTTTAAACGAAGACGAGTATCCGCTTTTCGAAAAAACCTGGTGGAGATGACCGAGTTAGAAATTAAGCATGCCAAG AATAACATCTCCTTATTACAAAGCTGCATCGATCTCTTCAAGAACAGCTAA